A single Mytilus trossulus isolate FHL-02 chromosome 12, PNRI_Mtr1.1.1.hap1, whole genome shotgun sequence DNA region contains:
- the LOC134692591 gene encoding uncharacterized protein LOC134692591 yields the protein MEGMTREKHESLKFYNYLCQKIGSEEVVRIRRLALVIYDIGLKNTITSGSKGEGLDLKGSDIDVMYIDRYFEVYESETEKIVLDSHRLPFVMNTDETQPCYTQLYLITHHQNKKLIFNVSGGLLNVLEMSHLRYVLSSEQYKQYCMSVYCRFKSPKQVHGPCISGGNGEHDFAWCLKCDTWICQAKPWVGRPRTAWPSPELISKIISCGVLFVPIGCKGSINQNIEWRISFSVAENFLIFSFSHTQLLCYAILKILLKELVEKHQDLKGLLCSYFIKTLMFWILEETDLYVWRPDNIIPCFMACLKRLLYCVRYSILSHYFIPENNLFLLRFNTNNKEKIITILSNFYGQGINCFASSETLQDYQNYSDESTESLISRNIRFVQQIMPTFYTIRRMLGADQILRLLYNFLHSSRTGTSRLLFALQIAEASMVVADIYLYPNRSGNKHYYFSYIHVLSHLTIGLNMDALSGLLKLASFLYVHKNYEASLNMIAYILQKCTDEKFDMSFIYQERIVILIQKRVLNLMKKEKLETIMKSLIIHSCYFEQNSSIIPQELQLDVSGMRNVFLPLPFAHFLNFLCYYHLHDISSCKQSLQRLEQVQQRLSHCSTEVFIPDTLNTVICCGIARQLIGDTFIARKDFKVAAALDEYNITSAASRLFNLI from the coding sequence ATGGAGGGTATGACCAGAGAAAAACACGagtcattaaaattttacaattatcttTGCCAAAAGATTGGATCCGAGGAGGTTGTAAGAATAAGGAGATTGGCTTTGGTTATTTATGACATTGGACTAAAAAATACCATAACCAGTGGTAGTAAAGGTGAAGGACTCGATTTGAAAGGAAGTGATATAGATGTCATGTATATAGATCGTTACTTTGAAGTATATGAATcagaaacagaaaaaatagTTCTCGACAGTCATAGGTTACCATTCGTTATGAACACTGATGAGACCCAACCATGTTATACACAATTATATCTTATAACTCATCATCAGaataaaaaactaatttttaaTGTTTCCGGAGGCCTTTTAAATGTGTTAGAAATGAGTCACCTGCGATATGTGCTTTCTAGTGAACAATATAAGCAATATTGTATGTCGGTTTATTGTCGGTTTAAATCGCCAAAACAAGTTCATGGTCCATGTATTTCAGGTGGAAATGGTGAACATGATTTCGCATGGTGTCTTAAATGCGATACATGGATATGTCAAGCAAAGCCATGGGTAGGAAGACCTCGTACAGCATGGCCTTCACCTGAACTTATTTCCAAAATAATATCCTGTGGTGTGTTATTTGTTCCAATTGGATGCAAAGGGtctataaatcaaaacattgaATGGCGAATTTCATTTTCTGTAGCGgaaaattttttaatattttccttCAGCCATACACAATTATTATGTTAtgctattttaaagattttgctGAAGGAACTAGTAGAGAAACATCAGGATTTGAAAGGtttattgtgttcatatttcataaaaacgTTGATGTTTTGGATATTAGAAGAAACAGATCTCTATGTATGGAGACCAGATAACATCATACCATGTTTTATGGCATGTCTTAAAAGACTGCTCTACTGTGTAAGATACTCAATATTGTCACATTATTTTATTCCAGAGAATAACTTGTTCTTATTAAGGTTTAATActaataacaaagaaaaaattatcacaataCTTTCGAATTTTTATGGACAAGGAATTAATTGTTTTGCATCCTCTGAGACTTTACAAGATTATCAAAACTATTCCGACGAATCCACCGAATCCTTAATCAGCAGAAACATCAGATTCGTACAACAAATAATGCCAACATTTTATACTATTCGTAGAATGTTAGGAGCTGATCAAATTTTGAGACTGTTGTATAATTTCCTTCATAGTTCCAGAACTGGGACATCTAGACTTTTATTCGCTTTACAAATAGCAGAAGCATCTATGGTTGTTGCAGACATATATCTATACCCAAACAGATCAGGAAACAAACATTACTACTTCAGTTACATACACGTACTTAGTCATTTGACTATCGGTTTAAATATGGATGCATTGTCAGGATTACTGAAGTTAGCTTCTTTCTTGTATGTTCACAAAAACTACGAGGCCTCATTAAACATGATAGCATATATATTGCAGAAATGCACAGACGAGAAATTTGATATGTCATTTATTTATCAAGAAAGAATTGTAATCCTTATTCAAAAGCGCGTGCTGAATcttatgaaaaaagaaaaacttgaaaCAATAATGAAATCTTTAATAATTCATTCCTGTTATTTTGAACAGAATTCTTCAATAATTCCACAGGAACTGCAACTAGATGTTTCAGGAATGCGTAATGTATTTCTTCCCTTACCATTTGCACATTTCCTTAACTTTCTATGTTACTACCATCTACATGACATTTCATCATGTAAACAGTCTTTACAACGACTTGAACAGGTTCAACAGAGACTTTCACACTGTAGTACTGAAGTTTTCATTCCAGACACTCTGAATACAGTAATTTGTTGCGGCATCGCTCGCCAGCTAATCGGTGATACATTCATTGCTAGGAAAGATTTCAAAGTAGCTGCTGCACTTGATGAATATAATATAACTAGTGCAGCATCAAGGCTGTTCAATCTCATCTga